The uncultured Paludibaculum sp. sequence TATCTTCAGCGGTTTGGGCGACTTCGGCCGTGCCGGGGACTCGCTGGCAATGTACGGCCTGCGCGGCCTCTCGGGGCACCTGGATCCGCCCGAACCGGAGCCTCACGGATCAGAGTACGCGGCCTCCACAAGCCTCCGCGATCCCGTGCTGTCGCCCATCTATTCCGACTTACACGGGCTGCCGCCGACTCTCTTCATCACCAGTGGCCGCGATCTCCTGCTCTCCGGCACCGTCAACCTGCACCGTGCCTATTACAACGCCGGCGTCGATGCGCGGCTGGTGGTCTTCGACGCGCTGCCCCACGCCTTCTGGTACGACTCCGCGCTGCCCGAGGCGATCGAAGCCAACCACATGATGGCGGATTTCTTTGTCCAGCAGTTGAACAAGTGAGTGGGACGTAGACTGAAGGGATGCTCCGCCCTGCAACGATTCTTGCCCTGACCACGGTTCTTGTTGCCGGCTGCGCCCGGCAGCCCGCCAAACCGGTGGAGGATCTCGGCGGCGGACATGAGGTTTCGCGCCTCAAGCTGATGTCGTTGAAAGGCACACGCAGCGGCGATCGCCTCGACGTGCAGGCCGCCTTCGGCGACGGCTCCGATCACCTCGCGGTGGAACTGCATTTCCGGGTGACTCCGCCCACCGCGCTCGAGTCGGGCAGTTGGAACGGACTCGCCAGCCAGGGCGTTGTGCACGAACGGACGTCGACATTCCTCGGCGGCCAATCCGGGCCTCCGAGCATCGGCGGACGGTTCGACCTTCTGGGTCCGTCCGGACAGCCGCAGTACCGGATCGCAATTCCGGTGCAGCCTCTGGACAAGCCTTACTAGGACAGCGATCAGTGTAGATTGATATTGCTTCCGGGTCACCCGGACGCGAAAGACAATACGACCAAGAGGGGAGATCGCATGAAAACGCGGATCGGATCTTCGTTGCTGATGCTGCTGGCCGTTGGCGGCCTCGGTGTTCTTGTTGGAACTTTCCTGAACGACCGGCATCCCGGCGTTGCCTATGCCTCACCAGCCCAGGCGGCACCCGTGGCGGACGACGGCAAACTGCGCATCATCATCTTCGGCGCGCATCCCGACGACGCCGAGTACTTCGGCGCGGGTGTGGCGATGAAGTGGGCGAAGGCGGGCCATCACGTGAAACTGGTCTCCGCCACGAACGGCGACGTCGGCCACTGGCAGATCGCCGGCGGACCTCTCGCCCAGCGGAGGAAGGCCGAGGTGCTGGAGGTCGCACGGAAGTTGGGCGTCACCACGGAGGTGCTCGACATCCATGACGGCGAGATCCTGCCGACCCTCGAAAACCGGCGCACGTTCACGCGGCTCATCCGGCAGTGGAACGCCGACGTCGTGATCACCAACCGGCCCAACGACTATCACCCTGATCACCGGTACACGTCGATCCTGGTGCAGGATTCGGCCTATATGGTCACCGTGCCCTTCTTCGGCCTGGACGCGCCGCCACTCAAGAAGAATCCGGTCTTCGCGTATGCGGCCGACCGGTTCAAGCGCCCCTACCCGTTCACGCCCGATCTGGCCGTCGCGATCGACGACGTGATGGAGCCGACGCTCGATGCGTTGCTCGTGATGGAGTCGCAGATCCAGGAGGGCGGGGCCAACGGAGACGCCACGCTGTTCCCCGCGGACGGGCCCGGCCGGCAGCAGCGCCGGGACACGGTTCGCAAGAACCTGGCGAATCGCTATGCCCGCGTCGCAACCAACTATAGAGACGCGCTGATCAAGTACTACGGAGAAGAGCAGGCCCGCAAGGTCCATTACGCGCAGGCGTTCGAGATCTGCGAGTACGGCAACCAGCCTACGCAGGAGCAGATCCGGAAGCTCTTTCCGTTCTGATCCGGGTTCGTTTCGCTGCTACTTTGCGTCGTCGAGCGCGAACGCCACAATGCTGTCGTCGGTCACGGGGTTGTTGAAGAACCCGCCTCCGGTGGAGGCGATGACGACATACTGCCGCCCGTCCCGGCCCTCGTAGGTTATTGGTGTCGCCTCGGCTGCGCCAGTGAGTTTGACAGTCCACAGTTCCTTGCCATTCCGGGCATCGAAGGCGCGGAAGCGGGCATCGTCGGTGGCGCCTACGAAGACGAGCCCCGCGGCCGTCGCGATGGTGCCCCCGTTACCGGGGCGGCCGGTGTCGCGCTTGCCTTCGGGCAGACTGTCCGTTGTTCCCAGCGGCACCTTCCAGGCGATCTGCCCGGTGTTCACATCGACGGCCGCCAGTTCGCCCCAGGGAGGCTGCTGGCAAAGTAACTGCTGCGTGCCCGGTCCTTTCACGCTAAATCTTCCGCCGCCCGGGTAGCCCTCATAGGGGCCATCGGGATCCACACGGTTGCCCTGGCCGTTCGCCATGGCCGCACCGGTCTTCGGGTCGTGGTCCCGCAGACCGGTCATCTGGCCCAGTTCATTGACGTTGGCAAACAGATATCCAAGCTGCGGGTTGAAGGAGGTGCCGCCCCAGTTCACGCCGCCGTGGTTGCCGGGAAACTGGACGCGCAGGCGATTGTAGGTGGATGGCAGGTAAGGCCCGCCCACGGCGACGCCCTCCAGCAGTTGTCTACAGGCGGCCTCCAGTTCGGGCGTAACGGTGGCGACCTCTTCCCTGCGGAAGGTCATCCGTGACAAAGGCGGCGGCTTGACCGGAAAGGGCTGCGTCTTCGAGACACGCTCCAGAGGGACTTCGCTCGCGGGGACGGCCCGCTCCTCCACCCCGTAAATTGGCTTGCCGGTGACGCGATTCAGCAGGAAGACCATGCCGCTCTTGTTCATCGCCACTACGGCCGGAATCGTCTTGCCCCCTTGCCTGACATCGATCAACGCCGGAGCGCCCGTCATGTCGGCGTCCCAAATGTCGTGATGGACTACCTGGAAGTGCCAGAGATACTGCCCCGTGTTGGCATCGGCCGCCACCAGGCTCGTCCCGAAGAGATTGTCTCCGGCGCGGTCGCCGCCGTATTGATCTACTGACGGCGCGCCAAACGGCATGTACACGATGCCGCGCCTGGCGTCGACTGTCAGGAAGCCCCAGACATTGACGCCGGAGCGATTCTTCCAGCTGTCGCCGGCCCATGTGTCGTTGTACTTTTCGCCCGCCTGCGGAATCGAGTGGAACGTCCACACCAGCTTCCCCGTTCGCAGGTCCCAGGCCCGCACGTCTCCGGCCGGACCATGCGGCGGGTTCTCCTGGGTTGTGCCGCCCGTAATCACCAGGTTCCTGTAGACAATGGGCGGCGACGTCAGCGCGTTGCGGCCAGGCAGGCCGTGCATAATGGCCTCGGTATTCAGATGCACAACGCCGTTGTCGCCAAAAGCCGCGTTCGGTTTCCCAGTTCTCGCGTCCAGCGAGTGGAGTTTTCCGTCGCTCGATCCGAAGACCACCTGCGCGGGCGTCTTGCCGTCACCGGCCCAGTATTCCAGGCCACGGGTAGATGGGTTGCCGGACGGCAGTTGGTGGGACCAGAGCTCTTTTCCATTCACGGGGTCGATCGCCGCGATGCGGCCATATGGGGTGGTGACGTACATGATTCCGCGAATCACCAGCGGCGTGACCTCGCTGGGGCGAAAGCCCGAGCCGAACTGGAGGCGGGTTCGTCCGCCGCCAGGCACTGCTTCCGGTTCATCGCCGGCCGGCGCGGCCGGATTGCGGCGCGCTGTCGCGGGCGGGTTCTGGTTGCCGCCGGTGAAGCCCGCCGGCTTCATGTGATAGACCCAGGCGACCTTGAGTCTGTTCACGTTTTCGGGGGTGATCTGCTTCAGCGGGGAGAACCGCATTCCGCCGGGGTCGTGACCGTAGGTGGGCCACTCCTTGGCGGGGTCGACAGCGGTGCCGCCGACGGGCAGACGCGCTTCCGTCGTGCTCTCCGTGCTGGGCGGGCGAGAGGCGCTCTCGACACTCGACGGGACGCCGCCGGATGTAGCCGCGGCAATCTCCGCCACCGCCCCTTTGGCCGGACCATAAAACTTCACCAGATACCGCAACACTGTCGTGAAGTCTTCGTCGCTGCCCTGTGCGCCGAGGTTCACCATCTTCGATATGGTCTCCGACCAGCCCGCCTGTCCCTGCCGCAGCGAGATCGCCTGGTCGAGCGAATGGCATTTGCCGCAGAGCCGGGTGGTTTCCGCCTTTCCTGGCCCGTCCGGCAGAACCGCAGCGTGGCCGAAGCCTGCAGTGAACCAGAGGACCGTCGTCAGCCCAATCACGAAAAGGCCATCTGGCCAGGGACCGGCCAAGGCCGCCCGGATTCTTGAAGTTCTCGTCATGGATTTGGCGACACTATTCTATCGAGTCGTGTCGCCACGGTCCGGATTGGGTTCGTCCGTTCGGTTTCCGCTGACCTCGCGCCTCAAGGTCAGTGGCCGGCGCTGAGTTCGCGAGTGAGCCAGACCTTGGCAAACTGCCAGTCCCGTCGGACGGTTCTGGGGGAGGACTGTAGAACCTCGGCGGTCTCCTCTTCGCTGAGACCTCCGAAATAGCGCAGTTCGACGACCTTGGCCTGACGGGGCGCGATGCGGGCAAACTCTTCCAACGCCTCGTCGAGCGCAAGCAGCAAGCCGTCCGCTTCCGGCGCCGGCACTTGGGCCTCGTCCAGATCGACGATGGACAGGCCGCTGCCGCGCTTGAGCGCAGCTCGCTTGCGGGCGGCGTCGACCAGGATCCGTCTCATCAACTGGGCAATCAGCCCAAAGAACTGCGACCGGTGCTGCCAATCGATGTTGCGGATCTCGATGAGACGCAGGTAGACCTCGTTGACGAGGGCGGTGGTTTGGAGGCTGTCGGCTTCCCGTTCATCGCGGCGGTAGCGGTGGGCGATGCGGCGGAGTTCCGGCAGCAGCAGGTCAGTCAGCCTGGCCAGGGCGGTTTCATCACCGGCTCCCCACGACCGCAAGAGTCCTGTCACTTCCGAAAATCCACCTGTCAATGCGCGAGGGCCTCTGCCGCGAAGTTTAGCACGTCGATGGCCGGTTTCCTGTCTGGATTCCGCCCGTACTGATAGAGACGTTTCGGCGATGGTCAATGCGCGGAAATTCTGGATCCTTCTGTCCCTGGCGGTGGCGCTCGCACGTGCCGGCGTGGATGCGCCCAAACCGGACGTCGACGTATGTCTCAATGCCGGCGAAGAGACGGCGGCAATCCAACGGGCAGAGATCAGGGCAGCCCGGATCTTCAGTGACATTGGAGTCCATCTCGTCTGGCGGAGGCCATCGGCCGAACTAGGCTCCCCTTGTATTCTCATTACGTTAGCGGAGGATACGCCGGCATGGGAGCGACCGGGTGCTCTGGCGTTTGCGAAACCGTTCGATGGAGACAAGATTGTCGTGTTCCACGACCGTGTGAAGGACGCGGTTTTGCCCTCTCTGACCGACGCGCTGCTGGCCCACGTACTCGTTCACGAGATCGCGCACGTCCTGCAAAGAGAGGACCGGCATTCCGCCACCGGCATGATGAAATCCCGATGGGGATCAAGCGACTATAAGGATATGGCTCGCGCCGGGCTGACCTTCACTCCCGAGGATGTCGAGATGATCCGGCACGGGCTGGAGATTCGAATCGCGCGGTCGGCCGGTTCCGAGTCGAACTACACCGTGAGAGGTGGAGAGCTGTGACCGCCCGAGCCCGAAAGAGCAGGCCGGACGCGGAGCGCCTTCGCCAGATCGAAGCGGTGTACCACGACGCGCGGGAGCGGGACCGGTCGGAGCGCAACCTGTTCCTGGTTCAAACTTGCCAGGACGATCAGGATTTACTCCACGAGGTGACCTCGCTTCTGGACCTGGACGAATCCGAGGGGCCACTGGAAAGGCCGGTGCTCGATCTGGCCGCGCAGTTCCTGGACGAACCGACGGAGAGGAATCTGGCTCCCGGAGTCCGTGTTGGACCGTACGAAATTGTCGAGCGGATCGGCGTGGGCGGCATGGGCGAGGTGGTCAAGGCACACGACACCCGCCTGGGCCGGATGGTGGCGCTGAAGTTCGTGCATTCTCAATTCAGTGGGCATTCGCTGCAGGAGGCCCGGGCGATTGCGGCGTTGAACCATCCGAACATCTGCACGCTGCACGACGTGGGTCCCGACTATCTGGTGCTGGAGTTGCTGGAGGGCGAGACTCTGGCCGACCGCCTGAAGCGGGGTCCGCTGCCGGCCGTGGAAGCTATCGCCTACGGCGCGCAGATCGCCGACGCCCTCTGGAGTGCTCACTCCAAAGGAATCACTCACGGGGATCTGAAGCCGCGGAACCTGATGCTGACGAGAGGAGGCATCAAGGTTCTCGATTTCGGATTGGCGCGATTTGCCACCACCCATGAGGCTGGGCCGACCCAATTGGCTCCGGAGGTGGCGCTGGGCACTCCTGCGTACATGAGTCCCGAGCAACTGGAGGAAAAACCGACCGGTCCGCGCACCGATATCTTCGCGCTGGGGCTTGTGCTCTTCGAGATGTCCACCGGGAGGCGTCCCTTCACGGGCAGCAGTCCGGCGGAGCTGAAAGAGGCCATCCTGCGGAACAATCCGCCCCTGGACCGGCTGTTGCCGCCGCAGTTCGCCCACGTAATCGAACGCTGTCTGGCGAAGGATCCGGACGACCGCTGGCAAACGGCACGCGACGTCAAACTGGAACTCGACTACGTCACGCGTCTGACAACCAAGCTGAAACCGTTGACACGGGGAAGGCGCCGCTGGTTGGCGTGGGCCGCGGCGGCCGCGCTGACTGTGCTCGCGATCTCGGCAGGCTACTACGTTCAGAGAGCCCGGCCGGAGTTAGCCATCACTCCGTTGACCAGCTACCCGGGCAGTGAAGTGAACCCGTCTTTCTCCCCGGACGGAAACCAGTTTGCCTTTTCGTGGGATGGGGACCACGAAGAGAACCGCGACATTTATGTGAAGCAAGTGGGTCCCGGTAATCCGTTGCGCCTGACGACGGACCCGGCCGAGGACTGGATGCCGCGCTGGTCGCCCGACGGAAAGTGGATCGCGTTTCTGCGCCGGGAGCCCAAGAAAGTCCTGGGGCTCTACGTAGTCCCAGCGCTCGGTGGGCTGGAGAGAAGATTGGGGAGCGCGGCCAACCTGGGTGAACTCCGAAGCGGAGTGGATTGGTCCCCGGATGGACGATGGCTAGCCAGCTCCACCTTCCTGGCTGGCGGACAAGGGGTCGGGCTGGCGCTGTTCTCCCTCGAAACGGGCGAGACCCGGCAACTGACGCGGCCAGTCGCCCCCCAATACGACTCCGCTGTGCGCTTCTCCCCCGATGGCGCCTCCCTGGCGTTCGTGCGGGACGGCGAAGGGCTTATGCTTCTATCCCTGTCGCCGGAGTACACACCCGTCGATCAAGGAAGAAGACTAGCCGCGGAGATGCCCGTCCCCATTCGAAGTATTTCCTGGACGGCGGATGGGCACGACCTGATCGTTGCGGCCGGCCTGGGACAGAGTTCGCGGCTGTGGCGGGTCTCGTCCACTGGGTTCCCCGCGGCCCAGCGCCTGCCCTACGGAGAGTCGGCGGAGGGTGTCGACGTGGCGCGGCGCAATGACCGGATGGTATTCACCCGCCTGGACGGCGAGACGAACATCTGGTCGCTCAATCTGGACAAGGCGGGCCGCGCAACGGGCCCGGCAGTGATCGCATTCGATTCCACCAGAAGCGAAACGTCGCCCGACATATCGCCGGATGGAGCCAAGGTCGCATTCGGATCGGGCCGATCGGGCAATGACGAGATCTGGGTTTGTTTGAGCAATGGTTCCAACTGCGCGCAACTGACATCGCTGGACGGGTCGCACGCGGGCAGCCCCGTCTGGTCGCCCAACGGACAATGGATCGCCTTCGATGTTAGCTCACCCAACAATTGGGAGGTCAACGTCGTTCCGGCAGCGGGCGGAAAGCCAAGACGGCTGGCCGTCGGGCTAATGCCGCACTGGTCGCACGATGGCCGGTGGATCTACTATTCCTCCACGTTCGGCGGACCCACATGCCGCATTTCACCCTCCGGCGGCAGCCCGACCGTCGTGGGCGACGGCACCTTCCCGCAGGAATCGCCGGATGGGGCGTGGCTCTATTCTGCCACCAAGGCAAAGGATGGCGGGGACTACCGACTGACGCGGCGATGGCAGAAGGACGGCCCATCGAAGGAAGAGATCCTGCCCGTCACGCCAGGACGCAACTTCGCCGTGACGCGTAGCGGCCTCTGGTTCCTATCCCAGGTGACCCGTCAGGAAAGCCGGCTGTCGTTCTATGACTTCTCCACACGAACCACCAGGGTCGTCTACCAGACGGCGCGTCGTGTCTACGCGGGCCTGAGCATCTCTCCGGACGGGCGCCGCGTGCTTTTCACGCAGGTGGATCGCGACCCAAACGTCGACCTGATGCTGGCGGAGCACTTCCGATGAATCCTGCCGTGACGTGCGCCAACTGTGGGGTAAGCCGAGAGGTGAAGCTGACGAAGACGGGCGTGCCGCGCACGCCGGCCGGTTGGAAGCGCCATCAGGAACAACACTACTGCGCGGATTGTTGGAATCGGGCTTATCTCCTGCGCACGGTCTCGATACCGGTGGTCTCGCCGCTCGACGGCACCTGGGAGGAACTGCGGGAGGCGCTGAAATTGGCGTGGCGGGAGACAACGGCTGCCTGCAACTGGATGATGACCGAGCTATATGCGCGCGACGTGCGGCGCCACGACCAGGAGAAGATGCCCCCGATGCCGCCGGCCTATCTTTACCCGGAGGCCCGTGTGCGATTCCCCAATCTGCCCTCGCAGGCCGTCGCCAGCCTGGAGCATACGTGCCAGCGCAACTACCGGGCCAAGCGCTATGAAGTGGTGTGGGCGTGCTCGGCCGCGCTGCCAACCTACCGCTACCCTGCCCCATTCCCGATCTCCGGGCAGAACTGGCAGCCGAGCCTGGAAGGAAATGCACCGACGGTGAGCGTGCCGATTGGCGACAGGCGTGTGCGGTTGCGGCTCAAGAGCGGGCGCGAGTTCCGGCGTCAGTTGGCGGCGTTCCGCCTCATCGCCACCGGCGGGGCCGTTCGCGGGGAAGCGGCGCTGCAGCAGCGCGGGTCGGCCTTGATGCTGAAGATGGCCGCCTGGCTGCCCCGTGTGCGGGAGGCAGACGCGGAGCAGCGCACCGGCGTTCTGTCTGTGACCACGCGGCGGGACTGCCTGCTGACGGCTCGCGGCGACCAGGACGCCCGGCTTTGGAGATACAACGCGGACCACCTGCGCCGCTGGCAGGCGGAGCATGCGCGCCAACTGCAACGGTGGTCGGAGGACCACAAGTACGAACAAGGGAAGAGGCCGATGTTCGCCGCGCGGAGGGAGGCCGCGGCGCAGAAGTATCACGACCGCATGGATTCGGCCTGTCATGAGATTGCCGCTCAGTTGACGGGCTACGCGGTACGCCGGCGGTTTGCCGTGGTTCGCTACGACGACCGCGAACGTGGGTTTTGCCAGCAACTGCCGTGGTTTCGTCTCCGATCTCTAATTGCCGAGAAGCTGGACGAGGCCGGCATCCGGCTGGAATTGACGAGCAGCACGGGGACAGACGAATCGAAGCCGATGCTCGTCGAGGTCTGAGTTGGGGAGCAGAACAGAGATTTGGGCCACCGACAGGCCCAGCGCGATCACCGCTCGGCACGCTTGCCGGCCGAAGCGCTCGCGAAAAGCGGTTGAACGTCCGGGATACTTGGGCTATGCCCGACCGCTCCGGAGAGGACCACTGCACACTGGTCAGATCGGGAACAAGGACCATAATATGGCGGCGCAGCGGAGGGGTTCAGGCTCTCCGTATAATTGCGATACTGCTCATGGTCTCCATAAAGCTGATGGCGATGTTGGGTTTGCTGGCCGGACTCCTCGATGCGTCCACGCAGCCGCTGGACGGCGTCTGGCGCAGCCAGGGATGGGGCTATGTTTTCCAGATCCAAGGCACGTCCTGGCAAGCGTTCGAGGTGACCAGCACCACGTGCGTGGTTGGCTACACGGCGAAAAGACAACCAGGTGAGACGGCGGGACGCGAGGCTACTTTCCGCACACGCGAGGGAGAGGTCTTCTTCATCGAGGCGGACGCTGACGATCGTCACAAACGCGTCGTGCGGCCTACCGAGCTGACGAGCCTCGCCATGGAACGATTGGACAAGCTGCCCGCCGTCTGCGCGCCACCTACCGCAAACACGCCGCTGGGCAATTTCGATGTCTTCGCGCGCACCTTTGCCGAGCACTACATCTCCTTCGATCTTCGAAAGGTCGATTGGGAGCGTGCGGTGGCCGCGCAGCGGACCAGGATCACCTCCGCAACGACACCGGCCGAGCTGTTCGACATCCTCAGTGGGCTGATCCGTCCCCTCGCCGACATCCACACGGGCCTCGAAGCACCGAAGCTCAAGCGCGTGTTCGACGCGCCTTTGCGGGCCGGCACCGACCGTGTGGTTCGCGGGGACCTCAACCGTTTTGAAAAGGCAGGACGCGCCGAACTTGCGGCCGTTACGAATCGTGCCTACCTCTCCGGCCGGGTTCGCTCATTCTGCCGCGGGCAGTGGCAATATGGCGTGACGGAAGACCACATCGGCTACCTGCGCATTCTAGGCTTCGGGGATTACTCCCGGCATGGCAGGTTTGAAGGAGACCTGCGGGCACTCCATCGCGCGCTGGATGTGATTCTGGGTGATCGCGCGTTGCGCGGCCTGGTGATCGACGTGCGTCTGTCGTTTGGAGGCGACGACCGGTTGGGCCTGGCGATTGCGGGCCGCCTGACGACCCACGACTACATGGCGTATGCAATTCAAGGACGGTCAGACGGTGTGGAACCGTCGCGGTATAGCCAGCCGCAGAGGATCACGGTGCGACCCGGCAAGCAGCCGGTATTTCCTGGGTCGGTCGTCGAGTTGACCGGCCCTATTACGATGAGCGCGGCCGAGACCTTCACGCAGGCCCTGATGGGGCGGACGCCGCCTGTAACGCGCATCGGCGAGAGCACGCAAGGAGTCTTCTGCGATCCACTTTTCCGGCATCTGCCGAATGGCTGGACTTTCGCATTGCCCAACGCGGTGTATCGCGGGCCGGATGGGCAGGCGTTCGACGTGCGGGGCATTCCTCCCGATCTGGTGGTCCCGGTCTTTGCGGATGAAGATGTGGCAGCCGGGCGCGATCCAGGGATGGAAGCGGCGTTACGGGCGCTGACGAGGAAATAGCAGGATTGGGTCGCTGGTGTGCGGGCACACCGGCGCGCCCTACAGGTTCCACCAGTAAGTCCACTTCAATACCAGCGCGCGGTTTTTGACTGAGAACAGGCCGGGCGTGTTCTGACCGGGCTGCAGATACTCGGGCATGTAGTTGTCGGTCCAGACGAGAAACACGTCGGAGGCCGGCTTGTAGCGCCATTGCACTCGGGTGTTCACGTTCATGTTCTGCTGCTGCTCGTTGTATTGAACGAAGGTCGTGAAGTAGAGCGTGTTAGTCAGTGTGACATCGAAGCGCGGGCCGATCAGCCAGAAGGTGTTGTGGCCCCAGGGCTCCTTCAGGCGGATGTCGTTGTAGCTCACGGAGCCGGTCAGACTCACGTAGGGCTGGATGCGGTAGCCTAACGTGCTGGTCAGGTTCAGACGAGTGCCCCCGGCGTAGTAGCCGCCATAGAGAGTCGAGAAGCCGTAGCGGAGGACGCTCTGCGGCTTGGAGTCGAACTTGGTGGTCCAGAAGTTCCAGCGATGGACCGTGCCGGTCTCCAGCTTCTCGCGGCCCGAGTTCGTGGGGTCGAAGGGTTGCAGGAGACGAACGTAATCGGTACCCGCGGTAGCGGTAAACACATTGAGGTTCCGCCAGGTGACCGTGTACCCCAGTGTGGACTCATAGTCACTGAGCTTGCCCTGCCAGTCGTAGAAGTTGCTGCTGTTCAACGTAGGCCCGTGGCTGAGGATCCGCCCGCCTTCGGGCAGGAAGGTGTATCCGACGGTGCCCAGGCCACGATGATAGCCATTGCGCGGGACGTAGCCGACTTCAGCGCTGTAGTGAGGGTCGACATTTTCCGACTGCCCAAGAAGGAGCCAACGGCGGCTGTTGTACTGCAAGTGGCCAGCGTACACGGCTCCGCTCTTCTGACCCGCGGACTGGAATGACTTCAGATAAAGCAGCTTGCCGGTCCATAGATTGTCGGCCGAGGCCAGATTGTATTCGAGGCCCAGATTCCGGTTGTAGCTGGACTCGGTCGGTGGGCGCCCGGCGGGGCGGTAGCTGGCCGACTCCTTGTCGACCAGCAGGATGCCGATGTTGGAACGGGAGAAGACGCGACGCTGCAGCGCGAAGACGGAGAAGTTCTGCGCGGGCAGGCCCTGGTCGCTGGTCTCGCCGGTCTGCATGTCCATGACGCCGAGCCGCCAGTCCTTGTTCAACTTCCCACTGAGACGGGTGCCGAAGCGGATGGGTACGCCGCCGAGCCCGATGCGCCGGCTGAAGAAGGGCCGGATGGTGGCGTAGCCGAAGTTCGCGAACTGATCGCCGTTCTCGAGGAAGAACTGTCGCTTTTCCGGGAAGAACAGCTCGTAGCGATCGAGATTAGTCACCTGCTGGTCGACATCGACCTGCGAGAAGTCAGGATTCACGGTCAGATCCAGGTTGAGAGCCGAACCGATGGCCACCTTGGCGTCGAGGCCGACGTCGTGGCGGGTTTGAGTCGATGTGTTCGCTTCGTGGTCGCTGCTGATACCGCCGAGCGCGTAGGGAATCAGCGAGATGTTGGGGCCCGGCGAAGGTGGCGCCTCGTCCCACAACAGGACGCCAGTGAGGGCGAGCGCGGCGGTGGGGAAGTGACGGGGAATGGGCGTCCAAGACGACTTTTCAGTGGTCTTCAGATCGAGACGGCTGAAGTTGACGCCCCAGCGCGTGATGCCCTTCTTGTAGCGAATGCTTTTGAACGGGATGGAAATTTCCAGTTCGTAGCGGTCCTTGTAAGTCCTGACAGCCGAGGTCCACTTGTTGTCCCAACTGAGGTTCGCCTTGCCCCCTTCATAGAGCAGGCCGTCCCATTGGGCACCGGCGGCATTGACACCGAAGGTGAAGCCGTTCGTCTGATCGTCGAAGGTATCGAGGAAGAAGATGAAGTTATCGTTGTTGCCGAACGACCAGTCGCGGCGGAGCGACTCCACCATATAGGGACCGGGTACGTTGCCGAAATAGCAGATGGCGCTCAGGTAGATGTTGTGATCGTCGTACATCATGCGGACATCGGTGCGGACGTTCGCCTTGCCGGTGTCCATCGGCAACACCATCCAAAAATTATTGATGACTTCGGCCGATTGCCAGGCCGGTTCGTGGGCGCTGCCGTCGATCACCACCGCCGAGGGCGCGCGGTGGATATGCATCTGGTAGGACTCATTCTGTTTCTGCGCCGCCGCGTTCATTGCGCAGGCCAGCAGGCCCGCCCACAGGGCCATTGCTTGAACGGTTTTCCTGCCTGTCGCTGTTGGCCCCGTCACGCGCGCGATGCTCCCGGGCAGCCGCAGCGCCGGCCGGCCAGTTGGCTATCGGCGGCGGCGCTCTCTCCGAGACAGCCGGCCTCCACGGGTTGCGTACACACACCGATCGCGGCCGAGGCTAACAGCAAAACGCGCATGTGAACTTTTGTATCAGAAACCGGTGGGGCGGGTGGCTACTTTTCGCGACCAACCATGATAGGCTGAGGTCGGTTTCGACCATTGGCCCGCCACGCCGGACCGCCGCCGTCACGTCAGGAGCCCCACACCATGAAAGCCGATCGCCGCAGTTTCCTTTCCGCCACAGTCGGCGGAGCCCTCGCCTCGCAGACTTCCGGCGCGGCGCCTACCCCGGCCGTC is a genomic window containing:
- a CDS encoding ECF-type sigma factor; protein product: MTGLLRSWGAGDETALARLTDLLLPELRRIAHRYRRDEREADSLQTTALVNEVYLRLIEIRNIDWQHRSQFFGLIAQLMRRILVDAARKRAALKRGSGLSIVDLDEAQVPAPEADGLLLALDEALEEFARIAPRQAKVVELRYFGGLSEEETAEVLQSSPRTVRRDWQFAKVWLTRELSAGH
- a CDS encoding PIG-L family deacetylase, which encodes MKTRIGSSLLMLLAVGGLGVLVGTFLNDRHPGVAYASPAQAAPVADDGKLRIIIFGAHPDDAEYFGAGVAMKWAKAGHHVKLVSATNGDVGHWQIAGGPLAQRRKAEVLEVARKLGVTTEVLDIHDGEILPTLENRRTFTRLIRQWNADVVITNRPNDYHPDHRYTSILVQDSAYMVTVPFFGLDAPPLKKNPVFAYAADRFKRPYPFTPDLAVAIDDVMEPTLDALLVMESQIQEGGANGDATLFPADGPGRQQRRDTVRKNLANRYARVATNYRDALIKYYGEEQARKVHYAQAFEICEYGNQPTQEQIRKLFPF
- a CDS encoding pyrroloquinoline quinone-dependent dehydrogenase; translation: MTRTSRIRAALAGPWPDGLFVIGLTTVLWFTAGFGHAAVLPDGPGKAETTRLCGKCHSLDQAISLRQGQAGWSETISKMVNLGAQGSDEDFTTVLRYLVKFYGPAKGAVAEIAAATSGGVPSSVESASRPPSTESTTEARLPVGGTAVDPAKEWPTYGHDPGGMRFSPLKQITPENVNRLKVAWVYHMKPAGFTGGNQNPPATARRNPAAPAGDEPEAVPGGGRTRLQFGSGFRPSEVTPLVIRGIMYVTTPYGRIAAIDPVNGKELWSHQLPSGNPSTRGLEYWAGDGKTPAQVVFGSSDGKLHSLDARTGKPNAAFGDNGVVHLNTEAIMHGLPGRNALTSPPIVYRNLVITGGTTQENPPHGPAGDVRAWDLRTGKLVWTFHSIPQAGEKYNDTWAGDSWKNRSGVNVWGFLTVDARRGIVYMPFGAPSVDQYGGDRAGDNLFGTSLVAADANTGQYLWHFQVVHHDIWDADMTGAPALIDVRQGGKTIPAVVAMNKSGMVFLLNRVTGKPIYGVEERAVPASEVPLERVSKTQPFPVKPPPLSRMTFRREEVATVTPELEAACRQLLEGVAVGGPYLPSTYNRLRVQFPGNHGGVNWGGTSFNPQLGYLFANVNELGQMTGLRDHDPKTGAAMANGQGNRVDPDGPYEGYPGGGRFSVKGPGTQQLLCQQPPWGELAAVDVNTGQIAWKVPLGTTDSLPEGKRDTGRPGNGGTIATAAGLVFVGATDDARFRAFDARNGKELWTVKLTGAAEATPITYEGRDGRQYVVIASTGGGFFNNPVTDDSIVAFALDDAK